The sequence ATGACATAATTATCGTCCATTATTGCCGCTACTTAAATAGTCAAGGGGgttaatgaaagaaagaaatctaTCATTTACATGAAGATGCCAAAGTTAACTGACAAATGCAGAAATACATTACACAGTAACCCAAAATTGGAAGTAAGTAGTTCAATTATTTGGCAAATTCAACAAGCCAATACGTACAAAACTTAATGTGTTCTTGCATGCAACAAGGCAACATTCTTTTTTAGTTGAACATCAGGAAATTAGAAGTACAAGCAGAAAAGGGAAGGTCATTGAACTGGCATCTATAACAAGCTCGAAATGAGACATTAATAAAGCATGCTTTCTAAGTTCCATAGAACAGCATGTACTCATCAAGCGCTAGTTCCAAGATAGTAATTATACAAGCATAATGCCCCATGCCCTAAGTTTATGATATTCAAAACCTAAATGGACGAGTTCTGTTTTAAATTAAAACTAGaaggaatttaataaaacaTTCGGCAGAACAGTAAGAATCCAACCGCAAACTACAACCAAAGAAAGCAAGTAGAATATTTACAACAACATAGAAGCTCAAGTAACTTCATTTATTTTCCATTTTGGCATATAGGGAAGGAGGGGATGAAAGGCACATGAGAATAATAGTCTTACCAGAACTCTGCCATTTCACTTGATGGAATCTGCTTTGATAAGGATTCATAAAATATCCGCAAGGGTTCTCTCTGCCATGAAGAATCCACAGCCACAGCGTAAGAAATTTTTCCAAAGGAATTTATCACCTCAGAATAAGTAGAAATAAGGAAGTGAATGTGCAAGTCTGTAACCTCTTCAGGAGGATCATACTTCTGGCCGGCCAAGGAATAGACTTTCTTCTGAGCCCTCACTTTGACAGCCGTTGTTTTGATTGTTTTGGCAACAGTTCTCGCAGAAGTTGATGACgatttttctttcaccttcgTTCCAGAATCAAAACTTACATAAATCAAACAGAGGAAATACATGCAAAGAGGAAGAATTAAGTAAATGAGCACCCAAATTGGATTTAAGGGATTGCAAGAAATTTTAATTATTTCACTGTTGATTTAAAAAGCCAGAAGTTAAAATTATGGGGGACcaacagaaaagaaaattattgcATTCCAGAACCTCCATCAAGATGAACTCTAACATGAACATAATCCAAGAAGGCCCAATTTATtttagactaaatcaagaagaaatagaagagaataaatatgcattaatttttaaagaaaaataaacgtCAAATTTTGGGATCTGAAATCGAAACAAGACAGCATAGAGAACAAGTATTCCATCACCACAAATCACTAGAGAACACTACAAGCAAGCAATTTCCTGCCAAATTCTCAACCGGATAATCCAGGAAACAGAGGAACACACCACAAAATCAAAATCTACCCTCCAAAGACCACAAATCAAGCAAAAATGGAAAATCTAAGCGacaattatagtaaaatttgatCAAACAGCATGAATCCTCGCGTGCACCTCCAGCAAATCCAACTAAAAGTTTATCCTAAAGCCGTCCGACAACAAATCCACATACCGCTACCGATAGATCACAGTAATTCTCAGACAAGATCGAAACTTTCCCAAGACAACACAAGAGCATTCGAGGAATACCCCCTGTTTGGAGGCGACAGTCACAGCTTTCTGCTTGGAGATCGAGACCGCCTTCCCCGATCCATCCACCTTCTTCGCCCTCTCCGACGAGACCACCGCCTTCCCCTTCCCCCCGCCGCCGCTCCCCTTGACCGCCGCGGACGAAGAcatcctctccccctccctcccgaTACGACGCCCGATATCGCCGATAACCGATATCTAATTCACAAAAATCCGAGCTTGGAGAGCGGCGGAGGCGTGCGACGGGCAAGAGTATAGAAGGGATATCCGCAATCTTGCGCCCCCGGGAGAGCCGCAGTGGCTTAACCTGCGCCAACGGCGGCGGGGAGGACAAAGGGAGGGGCAGTTTCGTCTTTTACGAGGTGCATGATTCCGCTCTGCACGAACCCTGATGCGGGGCCCGCCATCTTTTCCCGATAGTCGATACGGTGTAGGTGCCCTGAGAGGGTACTTGTAACATTCTTTATGCGGGCGTCAGATCTGCCGGCCGTTTCATCTCGCCAACGCATCCCATCGGCTGCGCGTCGAGTCACGTGCGAATCGGGCTCACGGACCGAGGCAGTTTCAGACGTGGTTCGAAAATGAGACGATGAAATTGTGACCGTCGATCCGAATGATCTGTCCTAATGCGGTACAATGGGCCCCAGCTGACGATTTATCAAGTCCCGCACCTGTCTTGGATAAGCCGAGGATCCATCAAATCATGTGGACCAGGTTGATGAGCCGTTATAGATTGCAAGCATCAGCACCGTAAGTCTGCCATAGTCGTACGGATGGACAGCGTAGCCATAACTCATTTGCTAAAGTATTTTTAGCATATTGGTTTGCGATAAAAAATGATAGATTTATAAAGTATTTATATTTGATTAGccatcaactttttttttaatattatatataatttttattatactcttaataaaaaatagatCTTTAATTCTTTACATCAAATAATAATAGTTGGaggattttttttggaaaaaaataaaaatgttttgATTTCCGGCTCATGAGAATGTAACTTTTCAATGTTTATCATAGGAAAgtctttttcataaaatatgaaaattatatttctacaggaatacaactttttcgtCTCTCTTTTCTGAAAACTCCAATAAAAAAGAGACATCTCTTTATTTTTTCGTTCGtcacattttttttctctttttttctacgAATCAAACAAGCTCTACAAAAACATGATTCAAACATGATTCACCATCCACACTGCATGGAAGGATCTTAAAGTTCACATGGCTATAGAATATACACTTCATGGACTTGATTCACCATCCACGTCTCATGTCTGTGGAATGGGAAAAGGGATTGGGCATTTGCATAATAAATTCATGCACAATGGCAATAACTTTTTTTGGCAGTAAGACAATAAAAAATTTCACGAACAATGATCGAACAAATTAACTGCCCTTGAAAAATAAGATCAGTCAAGATTCAAGAAATGAAAACCCCAGAATTTTGGATGAATAGTTTCACTCTGAGTCAGATTTTACTTTAATGGACATTATTGGATGCAGTTTTCCAGAATAGTTTCTTAAACTTTTGGCGACAAAAAAAGAGGGCGGCTGCACATGTAGAGATATTTTATAAAAGATACCATAACCCATGAGTTTTGCCAACTTTGCTAAAAAatggagcaaaaaaaaaaaacatataaataTTTCGCCCCTACAAGTGCATACTCTCCATTTCATGATGCGTACCATTTATGCATGCATCTCTTGTAGGCCACGTAGCGTCCACAATTACTTGCTTCTTCCTTCCAATCTCCACAAGCATGGTCAGAAGAGCTTCACACATCTCACTGGCATCAGCTTCAAGCTGGTCCTTCTTCAGAGAGGCCTGCACCATCCATGTGTGATCCAGCTTCCTATCTGGCCTCACAACTACCGATCCTGGCACCTCAGCATCACAACGTGCCACTAACCCATCACTCTTCTCTCCATAACGTAGCCTTAGGTGCAATGCGCTGACCGCCATGGCAGCAGCTAGAGGGACGACAACAGGCACCTTTCGGCCAGCTTGCCCTGAGTGGATCTCATCGAACTCGGAGAAGAAGTGAGGAAGGGGAAGCCATGGTAGCTCGGCATGGGCGATGAGGGACATTGTGGCCAGAACACCAGGAGCCACACTAGCTTCTGTGTGAAAGGAGATCAGCGGGATTTGCTCTGAAGGAAGCCTGCGGTTGGTAATCAAGTCCTTCCGCTTTTCATATGTGAGATCCTCAAGAGCCCTTATATCACCCTGCAGCAAATTTCATGCATTACACTTCAAGATGTGGTACTGAATACTCAAGTTATTAACACTACCCGGTCTTGATGCTAACAATGTCAAGTTCAGGAAGATGTATGAATTGTATAAATGTAAGTAAGAAGTACCTTGATCAATTTGCATATAATGAACTCCATAATCCTCCGGGCTTCCTTGTCGGCAATCTGGCCTTCACGCAGGATATCTGAAGCAAGGGGGCTGCCACCATACGGGCTCTGAACTAGTGCAAGACCAGCAACCTTTTCTTTCAGGTCAGACCAGTACAAGGACAATGCTGCTGCAGCATCAACCCCGCCTTTGCTGTGCCCAAGAAGTAGCACATGCTTTCCAGATCCCCAGTAGAGCTCCTCAATATATTGCTTCAGTTCCCACGCATTTTTCTCCACTGATGCCTGAAGACTTAAATCAAGCAAAATGATCGAATATCTAATATAGCTTCTGTTACTCATATTCATGCAAAGCTGAATTTGTTGGACAGGTTGAATGTGCTAACTAGCTCAGATTCAATGCCGACCAACATAGAGCATAATATGTCTTAGATAATATAACTCTTTACGCCATCGGGCACTCGATAACGtaattatttttgtaatagATGATACAATGATGCATCGGTTGGCAAGATCAATTATTGGACATCATCTACTTTCCGAGGTAAAGTTTGCAATTAACATCAACAAGATCAAGACTTTTGGGTTGAGTTCGGTAAGCAATTTTAAAGTAAGAACTGATTATAAAAGGGAAGGTCGGGTATTCAGAATTTCAATGAGGCAAGGCATAGGGTCAAGCTTCTCATATGGTCCCGAATAATACAAATGCTGGGAGAAAAAAAAGCCAGATATAGGGTATAAGTATCACATTCGGGCTTGGTTACTGTAACAATTATCAGAAAGCAAATAGCAGTTATATTGTTTTTGATATGTGCACAAGTTCTGAAGGAAATGTATTGAAGCCGGCCTGCTTAAAAGCAGAAAGAAATACCATGTCTCAATTTTTGATGGAAAGTCAAGTGTACAATTACCTATCCTAAAGATCCTAAGCTTGCATGTGGGTCCATAAATAGCTTCATCAGAAAATAAATACAGTAGAATCCCTTCCTTTGCAACAGTAGTGGTACATAATGAACGCTATGCTCATGCCCTATAATGTAAGCTACAATTTTACACCTACAGATGAACCTCCATAAGTGATGCTTGTCATTTAACCTGTAGAACCTCATCAATGACACCGAAATGTTTTGCAAAAGCTTACAAAGCAAGAAAGAAATTGAACTCCTAAAAGTAATGTTAGATTTTGGTAGGTAAATTAGATGCACAATTGCCAATGTGGTAAGGTGAGGAATTTTAATGTTTACATAAATAATCTAGGCCAGTTGAGTGATAGTCGCAGTTACCTCACTATGAATCTTGGCAATATGACAGGTTAGACCCATCTTCGAAAAGAATCTTTTTGTCCTCACAAAATATAAGGGACTATGGTTGCTAAAAAGGCCTGCCAAAAAACCAGTTAGGTCATCATACAAATATCAAAACATATAATTATGAAAGGTGAATACCAACAAATAAAACCTCACCAGGAATTAATAAATAAACCAGAGTGTTGGGCAGACAATGTATGCCATTTCTGGAAAAGCAATGACATCATTAACATCTACATTTATGAAACTGTGTCACTATAATTGTGTCAGGAATCTGACTGATTGAAACTGAAGTTTCCTTCTTTTACCTGTAAATAATTATTATTCCTGTAAAAATATGACAAACCACAAAGCAACTATTGCCTTATTTACCATCAGTTCTATCATGTTTCACATGAATGAAATCCCAAAAAACAGCCCCATTATTGTACATACTTCCAgtgaaaataattattatacTTCACCCAGCAGCTTTTGACCACATTTAAGCTGTTACAACTATAGCAGCTGTTGTCTCTTGCAAATGTTCTTGCCCAAGTTCAGATATACTACTTCCTTTTTCCATTATTTTTTGTTATACTGTGTATTTGATACAAGAGAATCGAGAATGTTGCCAGGACTTTCAAAGCAATGTGACTGCAACATGATATTTGGGACATACCAAGTTATGTACAATCCCTCCTACTTTTGCAAAACAGTCCATTTTACAGGTAGTCCTAGATTATCTGAATTCATATTTGAAGGTAAGCTAGCATCTCCATTAAACAAGTATAAACTTTTAGGCGCTATGGCACTAGTCATTGCTCAAATTGCTCCACACTATCATAGATTTGAAGCATAGATTTAATTGGCTTGTAAAAGGTTCTCATGATTCACACCTTAACTATAAATTGTTTGCCTATAAACCAAAAAGTACTGCAAAAATCCTAAGATGATATATCAGGATATATATAACCAAAATTTCAGATAAGATTGCATTTTCATTCTTCTCTTATAAAGCATATCATAAAGTATTTCTTTTACTCCTCTGAATGGGGAAACTCTGATCTTATAATGATATCAGGTTCTGAACATCTTCTGGATGAGAGAAAGATCCTCTCGCAGCTAAACATGGTGACAATAGGAAGGTTTTCTTTACAATGTCCCTTGTATTcttttacactcataacaatatgaatgccGGTCATGCTCAAATTTATTAAACAGATAGTGGAAATAAATTAGGCAAAACAGGCCTCTATGCTTTTCCAGTTCAGATAAAGGAGGCAACAAAGAAATTAAGAGAACATGTATCCGATCATATCCAGcctagaaaaaaaatgaattataAAGTTGCATATCAGATCAGAGTAGCATTAGTTATTTGCAGAAAAGGCCGAATTGAATTTTTCAATCTGGCAACAAAAAGATACCTTATATCATGGAGCAGCTCCATGAATCGAGTAGTGCCATCTTCCATGGGGGGTAATCCTTCAGTTCTCTGCAACCACCCAATATCCTCAGAAGATCCCTGCAATGTTATCCTCATACGGCATATGATTCTATGGCACAAAAAGCAACAAAATACTGTGAGGCTACACAAGTAAATAGATGAGATATTATAATGCATGAATGTACATATGTTCTGAAGGCCAGATTTTATCATAAAGAGATGCCCAAAGATTACAGAATTGCGGTGGTTGCATAGCACCACTTGAACATATATGTAAAGTAATTTTCTTACCCCTGCAGCTGCATGTGAATCTCTCTAATATAGATTCTGGAACATCTCAGAAAAGTAGATACCAAGCTACATCCCACTCTGAGGCCATACAATGGGAACATCAACCTAGACCAATATTCAACAATATGCATTAGAAATTccattatgaaaagtaattacaAGGCAGGTTTCTACAAAATGTCCCCTTGCCCACAAAAATAGAAGCCCGACCCCGGGGGGGTGTGCGAAGGGTTGGATCCCCGTCAAATGGTGTTTccccaaggaaaaaaaaaaaagtaatgtgAGATATGAACTACGCATAAAGACAGATCGTTCATGGAAAACAAGAGGTCTGCCTATCAAGAGGGAACTAACTGAAATTCTTCCAGAACAATCAGGACAAATGTGATAGATGATGTGCATATATTGCTTGATccaaataataaacaaataaaactgGGCATGATATAGATATATTAACGGTGCACTACACATAACCTAAATATCCAAATTCTCATATACCTGGTTCTTTCTCCTTAAATCATAGTTGGGAAGCCAATTGACCAAATAAACTTAATTCCTCTCGTATTATCTTATCTCATTTCGGTACCTTCTGATCTAACATCCTTCCTTCTTCATATGGCATTATTGCAAGCTATCTAGGACTGAGAGGACAAtgctataaataaatataaggtTCTACAATAATAACTCATTTTACAATATGAATTTCAACTTCATGGAGGAGAAATTGCAATCAGAAGTCTTGAAAAAAAGTATTATAAAAGGACATGAACTAAATCTTATAAGTGGATCTCACAAGTAAAATTAACAATCAAGAGAAAGTTATACCCTTGATAAATAATTGACTGGACGTTCCTTAATCCAACAATTCCAGAATTTCTATATGCataattgtttttcttttggcttATGAACTGCCTTTCAGATTCCAGAATATGTGCTCTGGTTTCCAAAGGATTAAAACACATTGAGCCATCCCCAAGGGAAGACTGATTCCATCTGGAAAATGAAGCTTCAGAATCTCGTGAGACTCTTTCAACATCTCTGAACACAAGAtactctgaaaaagaaaattatattagACAATTTCAGGACAAAAGCTTATGCTGAAGAATTTCTAGGGTACATCAAGTAGTATGGATACAATGCCCCTAAAAAACTAATAATAGAAAGCTACTAAAATGAGCATCACTATGACAAAAACAAGGCAGTTTCTAATATGTTCAATGCCAATGAAACTACACCGCTTATATAAGGAATCAGAATCAGCTTAAATAAGACATTTGAACACACTAGAATAAGTCATaataaataattgattttgGTTCCTGATAAAGGAGGTAATGTTACCTTATTAAACAAACCATAATTCAAAAGCTTATCATATTCTTATCTATCAAGAACATGGTAAAAGCACCAGCACCAATCGCTTTAAAGGCAAAGCAAGgcttataaatttttttgaacAAATAGTTTATAAGTCAGAATAAATCAtcttaatttttcaaaaatgaTGCCCACATAAATAATAGAAAATGATGTAAAGATATAATAGAAGACATTGATTTATCATtacatatagaaaaaaaaactcaccAATAAATTGGATGAATCGGCGAGTtatatatgaactcaattttagAAGTCGAATAAAATAATCATCCATTTCTGTGCTCCTTGAAATATCACTTTCAACCTAATAACAAGGAACATATTAAACATCCATCAATTCTGAAGactaactaaaaataaaacGACATGCCCACCCACCTGCATGCATGTAACACATGCTTCCACAAATATACACAGACACACCCATATGCACATAAAACAACCTGCCAGACTGCACGCACGCAAGTGCACACACATAAATATATGTGAAATTCCAAATCCAAGCCATCAAGGATGCAGGGGAGACAAGTAATGAATTTCTTCCAGCAAACCACTATCAAGTTCTTCATATGTGGATAACTCATTAAGATAGAATGCAAATGTGTCATTTATggaggaaaaagaagataagtTTGTTGGTAAACTTGAAGCACCTGGACAGAGGTTTGATAAGAATATGGGgtggaagagagagaatttctgCTCCAAGGAACACCTTGGTTAAAGCGATTGTGACAAATTTACCAATTTATTACATGCCTATCTTTAATACGCTTGCTTCTTTTCTGGCTCAGTTGATTTCCATATGGTTTGATTTCTTAATAAGGGAAAGCAGGGATATGAGTAATAGAAAAGGATTTCAACTCAACAACAAGGACATAATCTCAGGCTGTGAGGGATTAGGTAAGTGGATGCTTAGGCCAAGGTCAATAAGTAAAAAAAGAACCAAATAGAGTTGATAGAAGGCAATCCTACAATACCAAAGATCACTGGATGAAAGAAATGTAACATCAGGCCTAAGAATTCTAACACTAACACCATGATCAAAATGGTGTTAATGTTTCATGGGAGAAGCCAAGCATAGGGTGGACTGGTGGAGGCAGCTACAGAGTTTCATTTCGAAAATGTATGTTGGGGGTGGAGTGTCTTAAACTTCTGAAAATTCCATAGGCTC is a genomic window of Phoenix dactylifera cultivar Barhee BC4 chromosome 4, palm_55x_up_171113_PBpolish2nd_filt_p, whole genome shotgun sequence containing:
- the LOC103699949 gene encoding uncharacterized protein LOC103699949 isoform X1, encoding MSSSAAVKGSGGGGKGKAVVSSERAKKVDGSGKAVSISKQKAVTVASKQGVKEKSSSTSARTVAKTIKTTAVKVRAQKKVYSLAGQKYDPPEEREPLRIFYESLSKQIPSSEMAEFWRWRGGAARVAMRRGRRRHGMRTKKTNRMMEHGLLSPERAKKAYERKQKRQQQLRMGTPIKSTKQERPESSKKPQVSKNGDVKAKKRVNYDDDDFIVKQKKSRG
- the LOC103699949 gene encoding uncharacterized protein LOC103699949 isoform X2; the protein is MSSSAAVKGSGGGGKGKAVVSSERAKKVDGSGKAVSISKQKAVTVASKQGVKEKSSSTSARTVAKTIKTTAVKVRAQKKVYSLAGQKYDPPEEREPLRIFYESLSKQIPSSEMAEFWMMEHGLLSPERAKKAYERKQKRQQQLRMGTPIKSTKQERPESSKKPQVSKNGDVKAKKRVNYDDDDFIVKQKKSRG
- the LOC103715577 gene encoding uncharacterized protein LOC103715577; this encodes MEETCKDEEINTVSNVVESDISRSTEMDDYFIRLLKLSSYITRRFIQFIEYLVFRDVERVSRDSEASFSRWNQSSLGDGSMCFNPLETRAHILESERQFISQKKNNYAYRNSGIVGLRNVQSIIYQGLMFPLYGLRVGCSLVSTFLRCSRIYIREIHMQLQGIICRMRITLQGSSEDIGWLQRTEGLPPMEDGTTRFMELLHDIRNGIHCLPNTLVYLLIPGLFSNHSPLYFVRTKRFFSKMGLTCHIAKIHSEASVEKNAWELKQYIEELYWGSGKHVLLLGHSKGGVDAAAALSLYWSDLKEKVAGLALVQSPYGGSPLASDILREGQIADKEARRIMEFIICKLIKGDIRALEDLTYEKRKDLITNRRLPSEQIPLISFHTEASVAPGVLATMSLIAHAELPWLPLPHFFSEFDEIHSGQAGRKVPVVVPLAAAMAVSALHLRLRYGEKSDGLVARCDAEVPGSVVVRPDRKLDHTWMVQASLKKDQLEADASEMCEALLTMLVEIGRKKQVIVDATWPTRDACINGTHHEMESMHL